GAATTCAAGCTCGGCGAATACCTGATCCGCAAGGGCGTCATCAGCGAAGAACAGATCATCGACCTGATCGGGAGCCAGCTCAACATCCAACGCTATACGCCCAAGGCCTACCCCCTGAACCTGAACATGGCCCAGATCCTTCCGGCCGACATCTCCTCCCGCTACAAGACCGCACCACTCCTTCTCAAGGGCAATCTCCTGACCGTGGCCATGGTCGATCCCACGGACATAGAGGCCCTGGACGCCGTGGAAATCTATACTAACCGCGAGGTCGAGCCCCTGATCTGCTCCAACCAGGAATACGAGCAGATCGCATCAGCGCTCTACGGTGGTCGACAGGAAATGGACTCGGTCATGGACAGCGTGGCCAAGGCTCCTGACGAGGAGATGGTCGTCACCCAGGCCCAGGAGGACGTGACACTGTCGACCCTCCAGGACATGGCCGAGGAGGCCCCGGTCATCCGATTGGTCAACTCCATTCTCTCCCAAGCCGTCAAGGAAAAGGCCTCGGACGTCCATATCAGCCCGGAGAAAAAATTCGTCCAGGTCCGTTTCCGCATCGACGGCAAACTCCAGGAGGTTCCGGCTCCGCCCAAGACCATGTTCCTGCCCATCGTCTCCCGGCTGAAGATCTTGGCCAACATGGACATCGCCACCAGCCGCATTCCCCAGGACGGCCGGTTCACCATCAACATGGAACGTCGGGAGATCAACGTCCGAGCCTCGACTCTCCCGACCATCTACGGCGAAAACGTCGTCCTGCGCCTCCTGGACATGAGTGCAGGGGGGCGGACCCTGGACGACCTGGGCATGGACGAGACCGGCTTGGCCAAGATCGAATCGGTCATCTTCAAACCCTACGGCATGATCCTGGCCACCGGGCCCACGGGCTCGGGCAAGAGCACGACCCTGTACGCCATGCTCCATCGCCTGAATCAACCCGACATCAACATCATCACTCTGGAAGACCCGGTCGAGTACCGAGTGGAAAAAGTCCGCCAGGTTCAGCTGAATACCAAGGCCGGCATGACCTTCGCCAGCGGACTGCGCTCCGTGCTGCGTCAGGACCCCGACGTAGTCATGGTCGGTGAAATCCGGGACCACGAGACAGCCAACATCTCCGTTCAGGCCGCCCTGACCGGCCACCGTCTTCTGAGCACCGTCCACACCAATGACGCCGCCGGAGCCATCACCCGCTTCATCGACATGGGCATCGAGCCCTTTCTCATTTCATCAGTCCTTCTGGTCTCCATCGCCCAGCGCCTAGTCCGCCGCAACTGCCCGCATTGCCTTGAAGAATACATTCCCGAACCGGCCGCCATCTCGTTCTGGGGCCTGGACAAAATCCCGAACCCTGTGTTCAAGAAGGGCAAAGGTTGTTTCCACTGCAATCAGACCGGCTACAAGGGCCGTGTGGCCATCTACGAAATCCTGGTCAACGACGATCTGGTCCAGGAGATGACCCTGCGCCGAAGCTCGGCCCAGGAAATCACTGCCGCAGCCCACAATGCCGGAAGGCTGCGGACCCTCAAGGAGGACGCAGCCATCAAAGTCCTCAAGGGGCTGACAACCTTGGAGGAAGCCACCACCGCCGTCATGACCTGAACCCGGGCCGGACCATCATCTCGTCGGCTTCCTGACCGACCGGCCGACCCTGCGAACATACCATGAAATTCGCCTTTACCGCCCTGGACGACTCAGGAACGACAGTCAACGAGGTCATCGAGGCTGACAGCCGCGAAGATGCCATCTCCAAGATTCTGGCCCGGGGGCTCATCCCCCAGAAGGTCGAACAGGAGGACCGGGCCGCCGCTTCAGGCCGAAGCGTCCTGGATATGTTGGCCAAGGTCAAACCCCAGGAGCTCATCCTCTTCACCAAACAATTCCGGACCATGTTCAAGGCCGGCATCTCGGTCATGGACCTCCTCCGGACCCTGGAGGACCAGACCGAGAATCCCAAGCTCAAACGGACCGTGGCCACCATGACCGAGGACATCAAAAACGGCTCATCCCTATACTCGGCCTTTTCCAAACATCCGGGGATCTTCTCGCCCCTGTACTGCAGCATGGTCAGGGCCGGGGAGGCCAGCGGTGCCCTGCCCGAGGTCCTCAACCGCCTGACCTATCTCCTGGACCATGAGTTCTCGGTCCGCAACGACATCAAGTCCGCCCTCCAGTACCCGATCATCGTCGTCATTGCCCTGGGCATCGCCTTCTTCGTTCTCCTGACCTTCGTCATCCCCAAATTCGTAACAATCTTTGAGAGCGCCGGGCTGGACCTCCCCCTGCCGACGGTCATGGCCATCGGCCTCTACCGCATCCTGGCAGACTATTGGTACCTGGTCATCGGAGGGCTGATCGCTTTGATCGTCGGCCTGCGTCTCTATCTCAAGACCCCCAACGGCCGCTACGTCCGGGACCTGATCTTTCTCAAGATGCCGATTCTCGGCCCGGTCTTTCAGAAGGCGGCCATGTCACGGTTCGCCAGCATCTTCGCCATTCTCCAGGCCAGCGGAATCGCTGTCCTGGATACCCTGGACATCTTGTCCGGGACCATCGGTAACGCCGCCATCTCCTGGGAATTCGACAAGATTAAGGAAAGACTTAAGCAAGGCCGCGGAATTTCCGAGCCTCTGCGCAAGGCCAGGTTCTTCACCCCCATGGTCGTGAACATGGTCGCCATCGGCGAGGAATCAGGCAATCTGGACGAAATGCTCAACGAAATTTCGGTCCACTACGATGAGGAAGTGGCCTACGCCGTATCCAAGATGTCCACCAATCTGGGGCCCATCCTCATCGTCGGCCTAGCCGCCGTTGTCGGCTTTTTTGCTCTGGCTATTTTCCTGCCCATGTGGGATCTGACCCAAATGGCTTCCAGATAGAATCGATGGGCCCCCGACGCTTTCTCATCAACATCAGGATCCTCTTCCCCTTCATCGTCGGCGGACTCGTTCTTCTGGCGTTCGTGGTCGGAGTCCAGGCTGGCCATCTCTCCCCAGGGGTTCGGGGTTCAATCTGGCCCCTAATTCTCTGGGCATCGGCCTTGACCGTGACTGGAGCGGGGCTGACCGCCCTGGTCACCTTTCTCGCCCTGCGGCCCATGGAACGCTTCGTTCGGACGGCCCAAGCCCGACTGGCCCGGATGAACAGCCGGGACAAGCCCGTTTCCTCTCCCGGCAAC
This region of Deltaproteobacteria bacterium genomic DNA includes:
- a CDS encoding type II/IV secretion system protein, with the protein product MALKKRLGEMLIEADLLDQSGLQDALRHKGEFKLGEYLIRKGVISEEQIIDLIGSQLNIQRYTPKAYPLNLNMAQILPADISSRYKTAPLLLKGNLLTVAMVDPTDIEALDAVEIYTNREVEPLICSNQEYEQIASALYGGRQEMDSVMDSVAKAPDEEMVVTQAQEDVTLSTLQDMAEEAPVIRLVNSILSQAVKEKASDVHISPEKKFVQVRFRIDGKLQEVPAPPKTMFLPIVSRLKILANMDIATSRIPQDGRFTINMERREINVRASTLPTIYGENVVLRLLDMSAGGRTLDDLGMDETGLAKIESVIFKPYGMILATGPTGSGKSTTLYAMLHRLNQPDINIITLEDPVEYRVEKVRQVQLNTKAGMTFASGLRSVLRQDPDVVMVGEIRDHETANISVQAALTGHRLLSTVHTNDAAGAITRFIDMGIEPFLISSVLLVSIAQRLVRRNCPHCLEEYIPEPAAISFWGLDKIPNPVFKKGKGCFHCNQTGYKGRVAIYEILVNDDLVQEMTLRRSSAQEITAAAHNAGRLRTLKEDAAIKVLKGLTTLEEATTAVMT
- a CDS encoding type II secretion system F family protein; the protein is MKFAFTALDDSGTTVNEVIEADSREDAISKILARGLIPQKVEQEDRAAASGRSVLDMLAKVKPQELILFTKQFRTMFKAGISVMDLLRTLEDQTENPKLKRTVATMTEDIKNGSSLYSAFSKHPGIFSPLYCSMVRAGEASGALPEVLNRLTYLLDHEFSVRNDIKSALQYPIIVVIALGIAFFVLLTFVIPKFVTIFESAGLDLPLPTVMAIGLYRILADYWYLVIGGLIALIVGLRLYLKTPNGRYVRDLIFLKMPILGPVFQKAAMSRFASIFAILQASGIAVLDTLDILSGTIGNAAISWEFDKIKERLKQGRGISEPLRKARFFTPMVVNMVAIGEESGNLDEMLNEISVHYDEEVAYAVSKMSTNLGPILIVGLAAVVGFFALAIFLPMWDLTQMASR